The Longimicrobiaceae bacterium genome contains a region encoding:
- a CDS encoding TonB-dependent receptor translates to MRKALFACLAALLWLAPGAWAQATGTISGTITNDAGEPLAAVNVAVSGYEALSGQTGRYTIAAIPAGVYTLRASLLGYSEYTEEVTVTAGQVTTVNIVLSAQAVELEGVVAVGYGGTQREESVTGSIASVSGADLVRTPAVTTSGTLVGKVPGVLTRQADSRPGSSTSIQIRNLGTPLFVIDGIPKDEGQFNNIDPHDIASITILKDASAAAVYGVRAANGVVLVTTKRGLRNQSSRVDVHTYYGWQNWGRFPKPADAGTWVRARAEAEINQFGETSWTPEEVALWQEGTQPGYRSFDWYDFAVQKNAPQHYLSVSSTGGSDRINYYLSASRVDQEAVFNEYVFNRTNLQANVDAQISERLSVGAQINGRIETRKNPGNPGFDDYWQPIFGIYRNKPTERAYANDNPLYPNHIENIASNYATLNYDISGYWESIWRVQQTNLSATYDLPIDGLAATARYSYYLADNVENTFEYTYDVFTYYPETDEYVRTGGNDNPFRDRWSRKVEENMLQLQLNYDKRFGRHGVSFDAAFEANERLEPRYWLRSQPSTNYIELINLNELKELRDEQSESARMGYVLRANYDYDDRYLFEVAGRYDASWQFAPGKRWGLFPSASAGWRISDEPFYLNSRLSSILPELKLRASYGVLGDDRVGIGPFDYLEGYNYDRGNAVLDGQLITGIEPRGLPIDNISWLRSTMTNVGLDFGLLDGRLGGTLEYFYRKRTGLPARRWDVLIPQEVAIDLPNENLNADAHVGVEASLSFSDQLSNGLSYSLGGNVTFARQRDLYTYKPRFGNSWDRYRNSIEDRWAFINWGYEVIGQFESEEQIANYPVDIDGQNNTTLLPGDFIYKDANGDGIISSLDERPIGFRMGALPYLSFGLNASTAWKGFDLNLLFSGAGYQSYERNWEMKIPFQNDANSPEFMLTDRWHREDIWDPNSRWIPGKYPALRKEWETHSNMRKSDWWVTNVNYLRLRTVELGYTLPQSVIDSFRIRSARIYVTGSNLFSLDNVGEFGIDPEVASANGLQYPPLRMINVGANVGL, encoded by the coding sequence ATGCGGAAGGCACTGTTTGCCTGTCTCGCCGCTCTGCTCTGGTTGGCACCCGGTGCCTGGGCGCAGGCGACAGGAACGATCAGTGGCACCATCACCAACGACGCGGGGGAGCCGCTCGCGGCGGTGAATGTGGCCGTGTCAGGGTACGAGGCCTTGAGTGGTCAAACCGGTCGCTACACGATCGCCGCCATTCCGGCCGGAGTGTACACGCTGCGCGCCTCGCTTCTCGGCTATTCGGAGTACACCGAAGAGGTGACGGTCACAGCGGGGCAAGTGACCACGGTGAACATCGTGCTCTCTGCCCAAGCGGTCGAGCTGGAGGGGGTGGTGGCGGTAGGATACGGCGGCACCCAGCGCGAGGAATCGGTCACCGGCTCCATCGCCTCCGTGAGCGGTGCCGATCTGGTGCGCACGCCCGCGGTGACCACGTCGGGCACGCTGGTGGGCAAGGTCCCCGGCGTGCTGACCCGGCAGGCGGACAGCCGACCGGGATCCAGCACGTCCATCCAGATTCGCAACCTGGGCACGCCGCTCTTCGTGATCGACGGCATTCCCAAGGACGAGGGTCAGTTCAACAACATCGACCCCCACGACATCGCGAGCATCACGATCCTGAAGGACGCGTCGGCGGCTGCGGTTTACGGCGTGCGTGCGGCAAACGGCGTGGTTCTGGTCACCACCAAGCGCGGCCTGCGCAATCAGTCCTCCCGGGTGGATGTCCACACCTACTACGGCTGGCAGAACTGGGGCCGCTTCCCCAAGCCGGCGGACGCGGGGACCTGGGTCCGCGCCCGCGCCGAGGCTGAGATCAATCAATTCGGAGAGACTTCGTGGACGCCGGAAGAGGTCGCGCTCTGGCAGGAAGGAACTCAGCCGGGGTACCGTAGCTTCGACTGGTATGATTTCGCCGTTCAGAAAAACGCTCCGCAGCACTATTTGAGCGTCAGCTCGACGGGAGGAAGCGATCGAATCAACTACTATCTGTCGGCATCCCGGGTTGACCAGGAAGCGGTCTTCAACGAGTACGTTTTCAATCGCACCAACCTGCAGGCCAACGTAGACGCGCAGATCAGCGAGCGGCTCTCGGTCGGCGCGCAGATCAACGGCCGCATCGAGACCCGCAAGAATCCTGGTAACCCCGGCTTCGACGACTACTGGCAGCCTATTTTCGGTATTTACCGCAACAAGCCCACGGAGCGCGCGTACGCCAACGACAATCCGCTCTATCCCAACCACATCGAGAACATTGCCAGTAATTACGCCACCCTCAATTACGACATTTCGGGGTATTGGGAGAGCATCTGGCGGGTCCAGCAGACCAACCTGAGCGCGACATACGATCTGCCGATCGACGGCCTGGCCGCCACGGCCCGCTACTCGTATTACCTGGCGGACAACGTCGAAAATACCTTCGAGTATACCTACGACGTATTCACCTACTATCCGGAGACCGACGAGTACGTCAGGACCGGCGGCAACGACAATCCTTTCCGCGACCGCTGGAGCCGCAAGGTGGAGGAGAACATGCTCCAGCTCCAGCTCAACTATGACAAGCGTTTCGGCCGTCACGGGGTCAGCTTCGACGCCGCCTTCGAGGCCAACGAGCGTCTGGAGCCGCGCTACTGGCTGCGCTCGCAACCGAGCACGAACTACATCGAGCTCATCAATCTGAACGAGCTCAAGGAGCTGCGAGACGAACAGAGCGAGTCGGCGCGAATGGGATACGTGCTGCGCGCCAATTACGACTACGATGATCGCTACCTGTTCGAGGTGGCCGGCCGATATGACGCCTCGTGGCAGTTCGCGCCGGGTAAGCGTTGGGGCCTCTTCCCCTCGGCCTCGGCGGGCTGGCGAATTTCGGACGAGCCCTTCTACCTCAACAGCCGCCTCTCCAGCATTCTCCCCGAGCTGAAGCTGCGCGCCTCTTATGGCGTGCTCGGCGACGACCGCGTCGGCATCGGCCCCTTCGATTACCTCGAGGGCTACAACTACGATCGCGGTAACGCCGTGCTCGACGGACAGTTGATCACCGGCATCGAGCCGCGCGGCCTGCCGATCGACAATATCAGCTGGCTGCGCAGCACCATGACGAACGTCGGCCTCGACTTCGGCCTGTTGGACGGTCGCCTCGGCGGAACCCTGGAGTACTTCTACCGCAAGCGCACGGGACTTCCCGCGCGTCGGTGGGATGTGCTCATCCCCCAGGAGGTGGCGATCGATCTGCCGAACGAGAACCTGAATGCCGACGCCCATGTGGGTGTGGAGGCCTCGCTCAGCTTCTCCGACCAGCTCTCGAACGGCCTGTCGTACTCGCTCGGCGGCAATGTGACCTTCGCCCGGCAGCGCGATCTCTATACCTACAAGCCTCGCTTCGGGAACTCCTGGGATCGCTATCGCAACTCGATCGAGGATCGCTGGGCCTTCATCAACTGGGGCTATGAGGTGATCGGACAGTTCGAGTCCGAAGAGCAGATCGCCAACTACCCGGTCGACATCGACGGACAGAACAACACCACGCTCCTGCCTGGCGACTTCATCTACAAAGATGCCAACGGCGACGGGATCATCTCCTCGCTCGACGAGCGGCCGATCGGTTTCCGCATGGGGGCGCTGCCATACCTCAGCTTCGGCCTGAATGCCTCGACCGCCTGGAAGGGATTCGACCTGAATCTGCTCTTCTCAGGGGCGGGTTATCAGAGCTATGAGCGCAACTGGGAGATGAAGATACCCTTCCAGAACGACGCCAACTCGCCCGAGTTCATGCTTACGGACCGTTGGCATCGGGAGGATATCTGGGATCCGAACAGCCGTTGGATCCCCGGCAAGTACCCGGCTCTGCGCAAGGAGTGGGAAACCCACAGCAATATGCGCAAGTCGGACTGGTGGGTGACCAACGTGAATTACCTGCGGCTGAGGACGGTGGAGCTCGGCTACACGCTGCCTCAGTCGGTGATCGACAGCTTCCGGATTCGTAGCGCGCGGATCTACGTGACCGGATCCAACCTCTTCTCGCTGGACAATGTCGGGGAGTTTGGAATCGATCCGGAGGTCGCTTCGGCAAACGGGCTCCAGTATCCGCCGCTTCGAATGATCAACGTCGGAGCGAATGTCGGCCTCTGA